A genome region from Gossypium hirsutum isolate 1008001.06 chromosome A04, Gossypium_hirsutum_v2.1, whole genome shotgun sequence includes the following:
- the LOC121228069 gene encoding uncharacterized protein produces the protein MLLLFFKQKHKNYGKPQLKNKWDTLKKEWRLWRELLKDSTGIGWCPSKRTVDATEEWWAKKIQENPDFKGFKKKGIEPRLNDLMWQMFGGIVATRKNAWARSSGVLPSGVPMGDDTPNEGFGDSDENSNENEDIPPNEVPSNPSHETPNRRNETLGVVHGKGKKSSSSRKSSRNSLATHIEKLCESMASPRKSIQMLEFGGFDVNMLNKIRLYHFHPW, from the exons atgttgttgctctttttcaagcaaaaacacaaaaattatggaaaacctcaattaaaaaataagtgggatacattaaaaaaggaatggaggttatggagggagttgcttaaggactCTACAGGTATTGGATGGTGTCCATCTAAAAGGACGGTCGATGCTACTGAAGAATGGTGGGCTAAAAAAATACAG gaaaatcctgattttaaaggatttaagaagaaaggaattgaaccaCGATTGAATGATTTAATGTGGCAAATGTTTGGTGGCATTGTAGCCACTAGAAAGAATGCATGGGCACGTTCGTCTGGTGTTCTTCCAAGTGGGGTTCCTATGGGAGATGATACACCTAATGAGGGATTTGGTGATTCAGATGAAAATAGCAATGAGAATGAAGATATCCCTCCTAATGAGGTACCATCAAACCCTTCTCATGAAACTCCTAATCGAAGAAATGAAACACTTGGGGTTGTACAcggtaaaggaaaaaaatcaagttcaagtagaaaatcatcaagaaattCATTAGCTACTCatattgagaaattgtgtgagagtatggctagtccaaggaagtca atccAGATGTTAGAGTTTGGTGGCTTCGACGTGAATATGCTGAACAAAATCCGATTGTATCATTTTCATCCTTGGTAG
- the LOC107948391 gene encoding IQ domain-containing protein IQM3: MQSKSLFYDISPRDNLHNNGFGLDSKSSHFFSMDSSKEANKPDSASGNSDGGFEMPVESSGSNHAPGVGCCHSNAAVKVQKVYRSYWTRRRIADSAVVAEEWWRVLDYARLNHSTISFFNYSKPESVASRWNRVVLNSSKVGKGLFKDAKEQQLAFRHWIEAIDPRHRYGHNLHIYYDEWCQSDAGQPFFYWLDIGEGKEIDLQECPRSKLRQQCIKYLGPQEREHYEYIVFEGKIIHKQTGNVLHTIKGSEGRKWIFVVSTSKKLYAGEKKKGMFHHSSFLAGGATFAAGRLVAEQGILKSISAYSGHYRPTDDSLDNFLSFLKEKGVNLSEVEIRRASDDSDDYGNDKSGSGGTAVEVSVPIEPEINSEEKNVSLQSSETNQTGASYTYKRTLSGGLQSPTVEVPKKAILQRINSKKAVKSYQLGHRLSLKWSTGAGPRIGCIADYPVELRQEALEFVNLSPITPHTPSPFMSPHTPSTPSSYRHLGDLPPATTPSTSHDH, encoded by the exons ATGCAGTCAAAGTCTCTGTTTTATGACATTTCCCCCCGGGACAACCTTCATAATAACGGGTTTGGTCTGGACTCCAAGTCGTCCCATTTTTTCTCCATGGATAGTTCGAAAGAAGCAAACAAACCAGATTCTGCGTCGGGGAACAGTGACGGTGGTTTTGAAATGCCGGTGGAGTCGTCGGGTTCGAATCACGCGCCAGGTGTTGGTTGTTGTCATTCGAACGCTGCGGTTAAGGTTCAGAAAGTGTACCGGAGTTACTGGACACGGCGTAGAATAGCCGACTCCGCTGTTGTCGCTGAAGAATG GTGGAGGGTTTTAGATTATGCAAGGCTTAATCACAGCACAATCTCCTTTTTTAATTATTCCAAACCAGAATCTGTTGCTTCAAGATGGAATCGTGTTGTCTTAAATTCTTCTAAG GTCGGGAAAGGATTGTTCAAAGACGCCAAGGAGCAACAATTGGCTTTTCGACATTGGATTGAAGCT ATTGATCCACGCCACCGCTATGGCCATAACTTGCATATTTACTACGATGAGTGGTGTCAATCTGATGCTGGTCAGCCATTTTTCTACTG GTTGGATATAGGGGAAGGGAAAGAGATTGACCTCCAAGAATGTCCGAGATCAAAGCTTCGACAACAATGTATTAAGTATCTGGGACCT CAAGAGAGGGAGCATTATGAGTACATTGTTTTTGAAGGAAAGATTATCCATAAACAAACTGGAAATGTTCTTCATACAATCAAAGGATCGGAAGGCCGGAAATGGATATTTGTTGTGAGCACATCCAAGAAATTGTACGCCGGCGAG AAGAAGAAAGGGATGTTTCACCATTCTAGCTTCTTGGCTGGAGGAGCGACGTTTGCAGCCGGTAGGCTGGTGGCGGAGCAGGGAATATTAAAG tcTATTTCTGCATATAGTGGACATTACCGGCCAACAGACGATAGTCTTGAtaattttctatcatttttgAAGGAGAAAGGAGTGAACCTTAGTGAAGTGGAG ATACGCCGAGCGTCTGATGATTCTGATGACTATGGCAATGACAAATCCGGAAGTGGTGGGACTGCAGTTGAAGTTTCAGTGCCTATTGAACCTGAAATTAACAGTGAAGAGAAGAATGTTTCACTGCAGTCATCGGAAACTAATCAAACAGGGGCCTCATATACTTACAAAAGGACTTTATCCGGTGGTCTTCAGAGTCCAACAGTTGAGGTGCCTAAGAAAGCTATATTGCAAAGGATCAACTCGAAGAAGGCAGTCAAATCATATCAATTAGGACATCGGCTGTCACTCAAATGGTCAACTGGTGCTGGTCCGAGGATTGGGTGCATTGCCGACTATCCCGTAGAACTGAGACAAGAAGCACTTGAGTTTGTCAACTTGTCCCCGATAACTCCTCACACCCCTTCACCATTCATGTCTCCACATACCCCGTCAACGCCTTCATCATACAGGCATCTAGGCGATCTTCCACCAGCTACGACTCCGTCGACATCACATGACCACTAA